In Aricia agestis chromosome 13, ilAriAges1.1, whole genome shotgun sequence, the genomic window AACACAATATCTAATATCTCTTATCAGGCACTATATGAAATAAAACCTCTAAATTTAAGTTATCAATTACAACTTTACATAAAATCTGTTTGATACTGTATAGAAAAGTTTGTCCAATACCAGTCAAAGCCACAGTATTACTTTGTCGCTTTCCCGAAAACTTAAATCAAAATCTTAGATGCAATAGATTCTTAATGAGAGAACATTCTGTGCCCGAATCGTATAGAACATTAAAACGCTCACCAGAAATGCTGAGTTATCCAGCAGGGTCACTGGTGCAGCACAGGTCCACCCGACGCTGGCTGTCGATGCTGGAGGTCGCACTGGCTTCGCTGTCACCGGGCTTGCTCGCGTCGCCGTTGTTACCACCATTCTTCCTAGCAGTAGGAAGAGGAGACCGGGGACACTTGGATGCATAGTGCCCGAAGACATTACACCTGTAACATCTGACGCCGGGCGGGTTTGGTCTTTGCTTGGTATGAGTAGAAGCAGAAGTGTTGGAACGATCGCATGATCTTTCGGAGTCCATGGAGCGGCAGTCGGTACTGCGATGTCCCTGTCGCCCACATCGGAAGCATCGAGGAGGGGTGGGCGCGACGGACGCTCTCGATCGCTTCGATACGTCGGCCACGTGGTCTTCAGTCTTCCTCTTGGGATAGGAACATGCTTGTAGTTCCCGCTGCATTTGCTCCCGGCTCTTGATTTCAGTGGTAAACGCGATGCGTCTCAGTCTTCCATCAAACTGAGACACGTGGGCTAACACCATGGATAAAATTATCTCCTCCGCCGAGGAGTCCTTAAATCGGGCCATCAATGTGGTGAAGAGTCGCGCAGCGTAGGACGCCATATTCTCGTCGACTCTGGGTTTGTCGTTCTGAAGATTAATCAGATTTCCGGCAGGCGTTTCTATGGCGCCGTATCGGGATAGGAAAATTTCCTTAAAATGGCGCCAACTCATTCCCGCAAATGATATTTGGGATAGCCACCGTGACGCGTTCCCCTTGAGCGCACCGCTGAGGACAAGGATAAGTGCACTACCCTCTAAAACCTGATCAGATAGGCACAACTCTGCGGTCGTGCACCACGCACGTGCGTCGGCGTCCGGTTTTTCGGGATCGAAATCCGGTAAAATAACTTTGCGTTTACTCACGGGGTGCATGGCGTTGATGAGGGCCAGCATATTCTGGTTTTGGGCTTCCAGCAGCGTGCGCAGAAGATTTTCGCTCACCCGTGAATCTTCGTCGGAAGTCCGATTTAATCCCAGTTCTGATGTCGGAACAGGAGAGGCCAGAGCAGGTACATCAGGGCATTCTTGATCCTCGGACATTTTGATCACGGGAACAGACAAGTTTCTTGGTGGCTATCCTTTGGTAGACCCCCGAACCGAATgtgttcctttttttttttttagtttttccgaAAATGTTAACACCCAAGCCAGCCAAGAAGCATGTCCAAGCCTTTCCGGCTTGCGTTCCACCAATCCTCACAAACTTAACATTGTGTACCAACTTAACGAAATTTAACTTTACACAATCTTTCCAAGCTGATTGGCTAAAGTGAACAAGTTTGCCAACACATCAACGTAAAGATCATAATCAAATTCGCAACTTGACAATATGGCTAACGTAGTAAAAGAAAGTCAAATTAGTAACTGTGTACAAGCTCGCCAATCATGATCAAGCTAATCAGAAAGTTAGCGTTGTCTACCAACATaacttaacaaataataaatcaaatcaaTAACCGTATTCAAGTTATAACATAGTCTGCCAACATtacataacaaattaataaatcaaatcagtAACCGTATTCAAgtttaaatcaaaatgtaaaaggATGTTAACATCAAAACACCTACTGTGTGTAAGTTTCGCCAACATGGCAAAACTAATGAAAGAAAGTTTACATTAAAATCCGTATGGCGCTTCTTGACATAAAGCGCCCTCTCTTAGCAAGGATTGTAGTTAACGGTTTAGTGAATATTTGAAATTGTGCAAACTCCCGCCAGCAGATGGCGCTACACGTCTCGATCcgacatatatataatataagggtTGCGGGTAGAGTTGCCAGGTTGCTAgaccgaaaagccggacaaagcaggCACCTTGGCCGGATATTAGTACAAAAAAGCCGGAACCTTGCTATCGAGTACTTAGAATCTAAACTTTTAGTATCTATAGCAATACATTCGGTAGCGTGTACAGATTTTCTGTTTTCTTAAAACAATTTACCAGCTCTACAATTTTACATCGCATTAGATGTTCGTCAATCGTCTAAAGTAGGACtttatattaaagttataaattcTAGGCTCTACAAAAACCGGCCTCTCTTTAATTTTGGCCAGACACGCAAGcgaaaagcctgactgtgtccggctttatccggacgcctggccaCCATAGTTGCGGGTACCAAGATGACCTCTTAAGGCTCCAAACAAATTGGAGGGATATCCGtattccgtactaatattataaatgcgaaagtgtgactgtctttctgcctgttacctcttcacgcctaagctgctgaaccgtttttgctgaaattcggtatggagattttgagtcccgggaaagacatatgatatttttatcctggaaaaatgtacggttcccgcgcgatcaaCCAAAATTCTGGTGTAccgttcaaattccgaccgcgcagtgctaggtgcctacaattatattcacctGCATGTGTGCTCTCTGTCTATCGCGTAAGACGagaccctttctgacgaaatcaagattggcaccttttagaaaataaaataatcttttaattactatagctactaataggcAATAGCAAATTATAGTAattatcaaattttagtaacccaacctatattttacaatagttttatattcgattatagtgcctattcaggaattttttacaacttaaacttgtgtttatttctgtgtagtatgtggtttgtttgtaacaaattgattttttatctttttttttttgtatttaatagtCTTAAATTaccttattgaaatatttctttgacctcttttcaattgttcatatttatcagattaataacgattctgtcacagcggttaaatcagtacgtagatatatgcgacgaaaaaatcttgcgcgtgcgtcaccgctcgcttgagAGTCCCTAGTGATCTGCCCTCCTAGAGGgatacttacagttcgatacctacacgcgcgagtgggacaggcctgaccGTGGCAAGTAGTTGGTGTGCctcaaaaatgacattttaccACATCATACAATATCTCAGGACAATCGACGAAAATAATTAATTGGGAATAGAGAAACCCGTGCACGCTGATTAATTTCTGGTGTATCTCCAATTTCATTTTCTAGATGCACGttgaacacaaaaagtttgcggaACGCTGGTCTAGTGCAGCTCTGTAAGTAAAGTGGCTTTGTTGCAGGTCTGTGCTACGCGGAGTTCGGCGCGCGCGTGCCGAAGGCGGGGTCGGCGTACGTGTACAGCTACGTGTGCGTCGGAGAGTTCATGGCCTTCCTCATCGGGTGGAACCTCATACTGGAGTATATCATCGGTAAGGGAGCGTTCAGGTAGTCTCGAGAGCAACTTTGCCAACGATTTGGATGGGACAAAACATTTTATAGGGGTTATAGCTTGGTCGCCAACAATATTGAATTGTTTATCGTCATTgccagcgaccacatagcctctagacgcctaatgcaaggcgaatactttcagacaatatgtaagacttataggtcttactttagataatgatagcgaaatctgtcttagtatcgacaacatccgtgacccatgtacatatcgtgcgtttcatacaaaatattttttttactgtcaagaatcaatttattcagagCTCAAATTACACTGGTCTGAATACATGAAGAaagcatttgacataagtcataatatgacttatgtcaaatgctttcttgtatttgatagaaagggatattatccctttctatcaaatacaaattagtaatgcttatcctttcttccgttatcgtcacgcgtcactagtgatgtgataccaaccatgggcgtacccaggttctgggccaggggggggcaaattacccaggttatgggccagggggggggcaaatcagatttttcataagctaggtgttacaaagaataaaaaataataaattttagttgtaaaaatattgtattgcaaacaaatggaaAAATTcgtattcttaatttttatagataaaagtacaagcgcttctcgtacttcccatcactagttctgatttatgacatgccgtgaatttgaattggccaatcgtaatgcatttcttacctctccccccgcgtcgcttacctcagcacattgacacaataatttgttaagagaaatcaaaacattaggcgtctattgggttatgtggtcgctggtCATTGCGTTAATCAATTATTGTGTCTTATGACGTAACTTGTCTTCAGGTGCGGCGTCAGTAGTCAAAGCTCTATCGGAGTACTTAGACTCTTTATGTGGTAAGGCGATATCGGGTCAGCTGCGGGAGTGGATGCCGATGGATGTGCCCCACTTGGCGCAGTACCCCGATTTGCTCGCCTTCACTGTCATCATGGCTTTTTCTGGTAAGCGGTGAAATTGACagtcaatttttaaatttgaaataagCATCTTAAAACACTATTTGAACGTTAAATGGTCCGTAATATCACCGGTTCGAAAATGAACCCGGCAAGACTAACCGATGTAAAAAACTTTTCATGAACTGGCGGCTAGATGGCAAGAACTGGTGCACAGATGGCGCTGATAGTAACTATTAATCCAACATTTTCCAATAGATGGcgcataatatattgtaatcgCGCTATAATTTTTTACATCTACCCAGCGTTTTGTATTTAGCAGTGTTTTGTGAAACAATTGGCTGGTTACCATTcagtttttttgtattattgttattatattcttCCATGGTATTTAATCCACGTTTTTGTGCAGTGGCGCTTGCGTTTGGCGTGAAGGAGTCTACGAAGTTCAACAACGTGTGCACCGGCGTCAACCTGTGTGTCGTGCTCTTCGTCATCATCTCCGGCTCGTTCAAAGGTCAGCtataagggccaggccacaacattgCGTTGCGGCGTCCTATCGCAAAAACACCATCGCTCaaaaatgcgatgcgatgtcagAGCGCAAAATTTCGTTGGAAATAGTCACTGTCGCATCggaaatttccacgatgcgttctgcggcgtcgtagatttttacgatgcgatgccgcaacgcagtgttgtggcctggccctaactGCTGAACGGATATGCAATACTTTGACAGTAAAAAAAACCAACGTAACGAAACAAATAATACTTTGGGATGTGTTTGTTTCCCTTTGAGTTGACTCTGAAAGCAGCGCGGAAAGAGTTTTTATTTTGACGATTTGACActtatgtcaaaaattaaatgatttcaGCCGATACAGCGAACTGGCGCATTCCTGCGTCCGAAGTGCCAAAAACCGAAGGCCGAGACTTCGGCTCCGGAGGCTTCGCCCCGTACGGCATCGCTGGTATCATCAAGGGTGCTGCTGTCTGCTTCTATGGGTTTATTGGTGAGTACCTCTTTCAGAGGACTATACggactttatttacttaaaagaaGATGCATGTTGCATTGCAAAACGTTGAACTGCAAAAACGTCGCATTCGCTAATAAACGTGTTTATTATGGTGTACAAATACAATCACCAACAACACCAATCATGACTATAGACAAGTATGGTACAGTAGTCTACTATGCCCATAGACTATGCATGCCCGTCCGGCCCTGTAACCGTTTGCCAACCGCTAgtatgataagtgataacggCCTTTAGTCTTTTTTATACAATTACTTCTATCCTATGTGTCTCAACGAAATAAGTACGATGCCTTATCTTTCATCATCAGGTTTCGACTGCGTGGCGACAGCGGGTGAGGAGGCGCGTCGGCCGCAGAAGTCGATTCCGTTCGCCGTGGTCGCGTCGCTGCTGGTGGTGTTCCTCGCCTACTGCGGCGTCTCCTCCGTGCTCACGCTCATGCTGCCCTACTACATGCAGGTATTGTTGCGCTAGGTGTAGGAACTGCTTCATGAGGTGGGAGTACTTCCCCACTTTGTGTAGGTACTGCACTTCTGGCCCACTAGGTGTAAGTGTAGGTATCTACAAGTAGAAATAGAACTCCTGAGAATAAAGACGCAACAAACTAAGCAAATCGGTTGCTTCAGCTACTTTCAATGTGTACATGTGCGTGCGCGTTCGTGTACGATTTACGTCATGTACGCACGCCACGCCCACATTAACGATATGGTGGTAATGTTGATGATTATTAAATTCCGGCATAGGCATAGCCACTATTTTGCTTTATCGTATAAATTATATGAGGCTGGCTGGCTGGGCTTCTATCTTTTGTCGAGAAAATTGACTTAGGTTGGGGGGACCCAAAGGGGATACGGGGCCCTTCTTATGTTTGATAAGCCATTGATACTGATTTACTGTGTGTTATTACAGGACGAGAAGGCACCGTTCCCGTTCGTATACGACCAGCTGGGCTGGGACTGGGCCAAGTACGCCGTCAGCGTCGGCGCCGTCTGCGCGCTCTGCTccaggttaatattttaataataattatgtttggaaaatCGATTCTTAAAACTCGCGAATTCGATACGCCATCAATATGGCGACATTTATGTTACTAACGTTGCTTTTGATGTTAGTATTCCTTTAAGAGATTCTTTGGAATCGATTGGAAAACTTTTGTCGTAAAAACAAGCTCAACATGCTATGCAGCATTGAGCATGCTAGCTCAGAAACGTGCGATGATTCTTTGAAGTAGTGGATTctaaaatatagcatattttTGTAAACGAGTTTAGATAtcgaaatattatctacattgtTTTTgctgttattaataatttaaaatatttatttcagccTTTTAGGCGCTGTGTTCCCTCTCCCTCGTATCATCTACGCGATGTCGGCGGACGGTCTGCTGTTCGGGTGGCTGGGCCGCGTGGACGAGCGCACGCAGACGCCGCTCGTCGGCACCGTGGTCGCCGGCCTGTTCACCGGTCAGTACATACGACACTCCGTCTCGCCCCGCCCCCTACAGGCGGACAGGGACAGCGAAATCGCGATCTACACGATGTTAAGCTGGCTAGGCCATGGTGACTAAAAGTTGCAGTAATAGTTTCGTTCCCTGCGCATTCGCATTTTGGTCACCGTGTACGAGAGAAACCCCGACAAATAGGTCATTGAATGACTGtgcatttaatattatttgcttTGAGTTACAGAAAATAATAACAGAGGTATTTTAtcaatcttaaatattatgacatatATTTTTCTCTCTCAGGCACTCTGGCGATGATCTTCGAGCTGGAGCAGCTGATCCACATGATGTCGATCGGCACGCTGCTGGCGTACTCCATGGTCGCCGCCTGCGTGCTCATACTGAGGTACACCGAAACAtagtttaatgtataaaaaattacaacagTTCTAAACTTTCAAAATAGTCAAgtcaaactttaaatatttatcctAGGAGTAGACCTAAGactaaacttttattttgaAAGTTATCAATCAGGTTAGGATAAATCAGTAGCTTTCTTTGTGTACGCACACGTGACGTACACGTGTATGCACACGTGACGTACATGTTTTTGCATTTAACTTACtacttattattgtaatattttatgcttAATTTCAATTACTTTATGCAACTTATGGCTACAAATAAGTAATGATTATCCTTCATTTACACTCTCTTCCCGACAGGTATGAGCGTACAGGCGCGACGCGTACAAACGACGTGCCGCTGACGGCGCGGTCGGCACTCCGGCTGCTGGTGAACGCGGACGCCGCGGCCACGCCCACACCGCGCTCCGCACGCACCGTCACGCTGCTCGTCACACTATacggtatttgtttattttttgttatgtgTAACGCCTCGAGTCCACCGACGCATTCGCATTTTTGTACGCGTCCTTATCCATACTAAGTATTGCATACAAGGACGCGAATAAGTCTTGTTCGCGTCCTTGCACGCAACTAATTCATTCAAGCTAATGTTAGAGCGAGATAAAGCGTACGGTATGCGAAATTCTGCCATACTACCGACAGTTTGCTGACAGTTTTCGCTGCCGCATGCGAatgcgtcggtggactagaggcgtaaggaaagaaaaaaactttgtaaggctttaatatttattcgtaTTTGTGATTGTGCACAGTGAATAACTTATACAGCAACCTTTATTTGCAACGGTGGAAAGACGCTTTATAGACAAAGACACAAGCTACCTTGCCTACCTTGTGTAAGTTATACATTGAGTAGATATTTTTGCTTTTAAACAGATACTAATGTAACGCTTATTCCCCTATTCACCTCACACTATATTCTGATATTTTAATCCATTGTAAATAGAGCCTTATTACCCTCTACTATAAGGCTTGATCGACATCAACATGTTAGTTGATCCTCAAAATTTAGAATTTAATCTCTCATCAGGTGTGTGGtgcatgatgatgatgaacgcGATCGACTCCCACGGCGATAAGATCCTGTCCGGCGCGGCGTGGCCGACCGCGGTGATGGCGCTGGGGCTGGTGCTGGTCATCGGCACGCTGTACTGCATCTCCCGCCAGCCCGTGTCAGAGAAGAAGCTGGCGTTCTCGGTGAGTGCGAGCGAGAGGGGGATACTGTCTGTCCTACTCTCACAAGCAATGCTGGGTGTTTGTCGGTACAAATGTCAACTAAACTAAGTAGGTGCAGGGCGTGAGATTACAAAACATAATTGAATCTCCATTTTTTAGGATGTTGCACTCTTTCTAAtatcgtattttttttgtattgtttttatcATGTGAATGATATGTAAAACAATCCACTTCGAAATAAAATTTCGACATCCATTTTATTGCTGTTGTCCTTGCATGTCAAGTGACTTTTCTAATATATCAGACAAAGACGGTATATGACGATTGACGTGTGATGGATCCAGGTGCCGCTGGTGCCTTGGCTGCCGGGGCTGAGCATCCTGATCAACGTATACCTCATGCTGAACCTCGACTACATGACCTGGGTGCGCTTCAGTATCTGGATAGCGGCAGGTCAGTTTTACTATCGGTAGTTAAAATGTTGGCAGTAAAGATCAAAAATAATAGCTAAATCAAACATTATTACAGTTAAAATCGGATTAAAATCGGAAGGAGATCGGAcgattagggtcaatttatactagcgcagagtcaaaGCGCAAAAACCGAACATAACAatttcaaccttaactccaaagcgttaacgcacacattacttctgaaACTCAGCGCTAGTaaaaattgaccctaagagatGCTGTATAAAATACTGCGCCACGTCGCACTGTCATGAAGTGACAAATAAAAATCCCAAATGATCGGCGATCTtacaaa contains:
- the LOC121733135 gene encoding cationic amino acid transporter 2-like isoform X2; the protein is MGVGFDVFLVVLGGLRAGASRAARLAYGVLSRRKAAEEGVARLARVLSALDLTALGVGSTLGVGVYVLAGDVAKNYAGPAVILSFLLAAVASVFAGLCYAEFGARVPKAGSAYVYSYVCVGEFMAFLIGWNLILEYIIGAASVVKALSEYLDSLCGKAISGQLREWMPMDVPHLAQYPDLLAFTVIMAFSVALAFGVKESTKFNNVCTGVNLCVVLFVIISGSFKADTANWRIPASEVPKTEGRDFGSGGFAPYGIAGIIKGAAVCFYGFIGFDCVATAGEEARRPQKSIPFAVVASLLVVFLAYCGVSSVLTLMLPYYMQDEKAPFPFVYDQLGWDWAKYAVSVGAVCALCSSLLGAVFPLPRIIYAMSADGLLFGWLGRVDERTQTPLVGTVVAGLFTGTLAMIFELEQLIHMMSIGTLLAYSMVAACVLILRYERTGATRTNDVPLTARSALRLLVNADAAATPTPRSARTVTLLVTLYGVWCMMMMNAIDSHGDKILSGAAWPTAVMALGLVLVIGTLYCISRQPVSEKKLAFSVPLVPWLPGLSILINVYLMLNLDYMTWVRFSIWIAAGLLIYFTYGAWHSAERRRTRLDEPAEQHADSHTALLAAAHALG
- the LOC121733135 gene encoding cationic amino acid transporter 2-like isoform X1, giving the protein MSFLNGHSYEHNQQNIERRPPNYTIKQAYDHGGLRAGASRAARLAYGVLSRRKAAEEGVARLARVLSALDLTALGVGSTLGVGVYVLAGDVAKNYAGPAVILSFLLAAVASVFAGLCYAEFGARVPKAGSAYVYSYVCVGEFMAFLIGWNLILEYIIGAASVVKALSEYLDSLCGKAISGQLREWMPMDVPHLAQYPDLLAFTVIMAFSVALAFGVKESTKFNNVCTGVNLCVVLFVIISGSFKADTANWRIPASEVPKTEGRDFGSGGFAPYGIAGIIKGAAVCFYGFIGFDCVATAGEEARRPQKSIPFAVVASLLVVFLAYCGVSSVLTLMLPYYMQDEKAPFPFVYDQLGWDWAKYAVSVGAVCALCSSLLGAVFPLPRIIYAMSADGLLFGWLGRVDERTQTPLVGTVVAGLFTGTLAMIFELEQLIHMMSIGTLLAYSMVAACVLILRYERTGATRTNDVPLTARSALRLLVNADAAATPTPRSARTVTLLVTLYGVWCMMMMNAIDSHGDKILSGAAWPTAVMALGLVLVIGTLYCISRQPVSEKKLAFSVPLVPWLPGLSILINVYLMLNLDYMTWVRFSIWIAAGLLIYFTYGAWHSAERRRTRLDEPAEQHADSHTALLAAAHALG